In Passer domesticus isolate bPasDom1 chromosome 9, bPasDom1.hap1, whole genome shotgun sequence, a genomic segment contains:
- the LOC135307578 gene encoding uncharacterized protein LOC135307578 isoform X1: MRQMLKEMQQAGEEVDGEAVQKAAFPGGSSGSVPASAEGREAMPGTGTGAEVAQKASPLAWLHKVLKPLESPAGVSAGRTSPAPLLIPTKKTGSHGRGPLRRKNKGKGQKKPHEPNNILKQIVTELHKGHGMDREALWKVAFPEGREEMPGRVPGDEDHVLNYLETLVNGGLKTLPDVGANLVGESDLASQPTFRIESLGDAEVMDQKAGLKEVFPQGSSGSLAAPAAGRKAMADTGTGTADEVSGKASPLAWLHKVLVLSDPLSGVSAARTSPAPLLIPTQKPGSHRRDWDRDMDSMLVFLDESVKTSADGGANPVGESDLASQPTFRIEPLGDAEGVSAGRTFPGPLVDVARRTSSLRRGPLRMENKPRGDTKSLEASKHMEKMPSDLERRHDAASTRKHADNIGKSTRVFCWVTPCLKKLMAIVAGAALCLMMCYAAIWYCWKRNWSTSGQEFKDGGCTLLPDSLSCSSGLIRAWTALSPVLCREPKISHLQGNLLLPCRSHCHLLSPWVSPR, translated from the exons aagtggatggagaggctgtgcagaaggcagcatttcctggaggaagcagtggttctgtgccagcctctgctgaaggaagggaggccatgccaggcacaggcacaggag CTGAGGTTGCTcagaaggcttctccattagcttggctgcataaagttttgaagcccttggagtctcctgcag gtgtgtctgcagggaggacttctccagctcctttgctgattcctacaaaGAAGactggctcccatggcaggg gtcctctgagaaggaagaacaaaggcaaaggacAGAAGAAACCCCACGAGCCAAACAACATCCTGAAACAAATCGTGACAGAACTGCACAAAGGGCATG ggatggacagagaggctctgtggaaggtggcatttcctgaaggaagggaagagatgcCAGGCAGAgtcccaggag ATGAGGATCACGTCTTAAATTACTTGGAAACACTGGTGAATGGTGGTTTGAAGACCTTGCCAGATGTTGGAG ctaacctggttggtgaaagtgatctggcttcccaacccacgtTCAGGATTGAgtctctgggagatgctgagg tgatggaccaaaaggcagggctgaaggaggtgtttccccaaggaagcagtggctcattggcagcccctgctgcagggaggaaggcgatggcagacacgggcacaggcacagcag atgaggtgtctgggaaggcttctccattagcttggtTGCATAAAGTGTTGGTCCTATCTGACCCCCTCTCAG gtgtgtctgcagcgaggacttctccagctcctttgctgattcctacacagaagcctggttcccatcgcaggg ATTGGGATCGTGACATGGATTCCATGCTTGTCTTTCTGGATGAGAGTGTGAAGACCTCGGCAGATGGTGGAG ctaacccggttggtgaaagtgatctggcttcccaacccacATTCAGGattgagcctctgggagatgctgagg gtgtgtctgcggggaggactttcccaggtccattggtggatgttgcacgcagGACCAGCTCCcttcgcaggg gtcccctgagaatggagaacaaaCCTAGAGGAGACActaagtccctggaggcatccaaacacatggagaagatgccgagtgatctggagagacgccatg atgcagccagcaccagaAAACATGCTGACAACATCGGGAAGAGCAcaagagttttctgctgggtAACACCATGTTTGAAGaagttgatggccattgtggctggtgcAGCACTTTGCCTGATGATGTGCTATGCCGcaatctggtattgctggaagaGAAACTG gagcacctctggacaGGAGTTtaaagacggtggctgcaccttaCTCCCAGACAGTttgagctgctcctctggcctcataagggcctggacagccctttcACCTGTTCTGTGTAGGGAACCGAAGATCAGCCATCTACAAGGAAACCTCCTActaccctgtagatcccactgccacctgctctccccatgggtcTCCCCAAGATGa
- the LOC135307578 gene encoding uncharacterized protein LOC135307578 isoform X2, with the protein MRQMLKEMQQAGEEVDGEAVQKAAFPGGSSGSVPASAEGREAMPGTGTGAEVAQKASPLAWLHKVLKPLESPAGVSAGRTSPAPLLIPTKKTGSHGRGPLRRKNKGKGQKKPHEPNNILKQIVTELHKGHGMDREALWKVAFPEGREEMPGRVPGDEDHVLNYLETLVNGGLKTLPDVGANLVGESDLASQPTFRIESLGDAEVMDQKAGLKEVFPQGSSGSLAAPAAGRKAMADTGTGTADEVSGKASPLAWLHKVLVLSDPLSGVSAARTSPAPLLIPTQKPGSHRRDWDRDMDSMLVFLDESVKTSADGGANPVGESDLASQPTFRIEPLGDAEGVSAGRTFPGPLVDVARRTSSLRRDAASTRKHADNIGKSTRVFCWVTPCLKKLMAIVAGAALCLMMCYAAIWYCWKRNWSTSGQEFKDGGCTLLPDSLSCSSGLIRAWTALSPVLCREPKISHLQGNLLLPCRSHCHLLSPWVSPR; encoded by the exons aagtggatggagaggctgtgcagaaggcagcatttcctggaggaagcagtggttctgtgccagcctctgctgaaggaagggaggccatgccaggcacaggcacaggag CTGAGGTTGCTcagaaggcttctccattagcttggctgcataaagttttgaagcccttggagtctcctgcag gtgtgtctgcagggaggacttctccagctcctttgctgattcctacaaaGAAGactggctcccatggcaggg gtcctctgagaaggaagaacaaaggcaaaggacAGAAGAAACCCCACGAGCCAAACAACATCCTGAAACAAATCGTGACAGAACTGCACAAAGGGCATG ggatggacagagaggctctgtggaaggtggcatttcctgaaggaagggaagagatgcCAGGCAGAgtcccaggag ATGAGGATCACGTCTTAAATTACTTGGAAACACTGGTGAATGGTGGTTTGAAGACCTTGCCAGATGTTGGAG ctaacctggttggtgaaagtgatctggcttcccaacccacgtTCAGGATTGAgtctctgggagatgctgagg tgatggaccaaaaggcagggctgaaggaggtgtttccccaaggaagcagtggctcattggcagcccctgctgcagggaggaaggcgatggcagacacgggcacaggcacagcag atgaggtgtctgggaaggcttctccattagcttggtTGCATAAAGTGTTGGTCCTATCTGACCCCCTCTCAG gtgtgtctgcagcgaggacttctccagctcctttgctgattcctacacagaagcctggttcccatcgcaggg ATTGGGATCGTGACATGGATTCCATGCTTGTCTTTCTGGATGAGAGTGTGAAGACCTCGGCAGATGGTGGAG ctaacccggttggtgaaagtgatctggcttcccaacccacATTCAGGattgagcctctgggagatgctgagg gtgtgtctgcggggaggactttcccaggtccattggtggatgttgcacgcagGACCAGCTCCcttcgcaggg atgcagccagcaccagaAAACATGCTGACAACATCGGGAAGAGCAcaagagttttctgctgggtAACACCATGTTTGAAGaagttgatggccattgtggctggtgcAGCACTTTGCCTGATGATGTGCTATGCCGcaatctggtattgctggaagaGAAACTG gagcacctctggacaGGAGTTtaaagacggtggctgcaccttaCTCCCAGACAGTttgagctgctcctctggcctcataagggcctggacagccctttcACCTGTTCTGTGTAGGGAACCGAAGATCAGCCATCTACAAGGAAACCTCCTActaccctgtagatcccactgccacctgctctccccatgggtcTCCCCAAGATGa